The nucleotide sequence TATTTTCCGCTGACGCAAGTCGTCAATATGTCTGTTTCCACTCTGCTGATTTTCGTATTCGTGGAATTTTTTAATCTTAACAGCAATATTGCCCCGTTCGCGGCAGTATTGTTTACCATCCCGATTACATTCGCAGTTTCCAGTAAAATTCTGAAAGGATCGGTCCGGACGGCCGGTGCGAAAAGAAGGTGAATTGATGAAAGAAAAATCCCCTAATCTCAAATTCTATTTCATTTGCCTTGGTTTGGCTTTTCTTGCCCACGGGGTCTTTTTGTATCAGTGGACCCGGCAGCATTATATGATCGGCATCAATGACGGCGGCTCTCAAATGCTGCCGTTTAAACATTTGCTTTACAATCAGTACACAAACGGCGAGTTTTTCTACTCATTCGACTTTGGGCTCGGCGCAGGAACTTTCAGCGAACTGTCCTACTACTTTTCCACGTCGATCGTGTTTTGGGCATCCGTCGTTATAGTGTTTGCCTTGGAGTCGCTCCATGCCATCGGTTCGCCTGATGTCTTGTTCTGGGCAAATGCCGCTGTCTGGATCAACGTGGTTCGGCTGAGCCTGGTGCTGTTCATCACTGCCCGTTTGTTTATGTATATGAAAATCAACCGCTTCCCTGCTCTGCTTGGCGCCAGCATCTACGGAATTTCCGGCATGTATTTCCGGCATGCCACCTATTGGGAATTTTTTGCGGATGCTTTTTTATGGCTGCCGATTCTGATTTTTGGTATTGAGAAAGTGTTCAGGGAGCAAAAGCCTGGCTGGTTTTTGTTCGCCGTCTCGATTTCCTTGATCGACAATTTCTATTTCTCTTATATCAATTTCCTGTTAGCCGGACTATACATACTTGCTCGCTTGGTAATTCGCCAGAAACCGAACGAAACCGGCTGGCTGAAAGCCGTCGCGGTGTTTCTGGTTACCGGGATCATCGGCTTCGGCATCAGTGCCGTGTCCTTTGTGCCGGCTGTTTATGCATTTTTGAACAACCACCGCCCGGATTTTGAACAGGAAATCCCGTGGGTTGATTTAACAGACAACATTTTGTTTACAAGCCGTTTCATTGTGCTGCCAGCTATTTTCGTGCTGTTTCTTTTTTGCTTTTCGCTGTACCGCTACAAAACGTTCCGGTTGTTTGCCGTTTTGGGCATAGCCGGAACGCTGCTTCATTTCAGCCCGGTTGCAGCAAGTGTCTTCAACGGGTTTTCAGCTCCTCAATACCGCTGGGAATATTTCCTGTCGCTGGTTGCCGGCGGCACAGTTGCGGCCGGTTTCCAGCACATCAGGACACTGACGCACCGCCAATTCGCTGCGGCAGGCGTTTTGACCGCGGCTGTCTATATGTTCGCCGTATGGATGGATCAGACATTTGATTGGAATGCCCAGTCTACCAAATTGATCTTGCTGAGCCTGCTGCTCACACTCCTTTTGGTATTTACGGTGCTGCAAGTTAAGAAGAAAAGCGCCAAAGCGTGGCTTGCAGGATTCCTGATTGCTTCCACCCTCAGTTTTGCCAACATCTATCAAGTGGAAAAAATACTGGAGGATGGCCGGATTGAACACGTCAATAAAGATCTGCTGACGAGTTCCGGATACGACACAGCGGAAGTGCGCGGCCTTATTGAAACCATCCATGAACGCGAAGACGGCGTTTCCTACCGCATCGACTGGATGGAAGGCGTTCGGAACAACACGCCGATCGTCCAGGACTTCCGGGGGTTAAGCGCCTATTCAAGCATCCTGAATAAAAACCTGTTGTATTTTTACTTGTATGATCTGCAAATCGATATGGGCCGCGAAAGCGTCAGCCGCTACGCTACGCTCGGCAACCGGGCTAATCTCCACAGCTTATTGCAGGGCAAGTATGCCATCAAAGAAAAAGGCGACCCGAATATTCCGTACGGTTTTACCGAAATGATGTCTTCCGAAAATTACATCGTCTATGAAAACGGCAATCCGCTGCCGTTTGCCCGTGCGGCTTCGGTTGCTTACTCTGAACAGCAGCTCGAAAGCCAGCCCGCCATTGTTCGGGAACATGCCATGTTGACTGGAATTGTCCTCGAGGGCGAGGCAGCTTCACAAACTCTGCCGGATGTGAAGAATCAAACTGAAGCTTTTGATGTCCTGGAAGCTGGAGCCACTTACCGCGACAGCCAATTGGAAGTTTCCGCAGATATGGGTGGAATCGACTTAGTCCGCAGCGGTTCATCTTTTATGGAAGGAGATTTATATGTTTCCTTCCGCTTGGAACATATCTCGCCGGATAAAGGCTTTCCACTAACTGTAAATGGCTACGAAACCAGCCGGAAAGCAAATACCTCGATTTACCGGACTTATGTCGATGATATCACCGTACGGATTCCGGCAGAAGACACCGTCAAAATCCGTATGCCAAAAGGCGCTTACCAACTTACAAACCTTCGGATCTTTGAAGAGCCTTACACCGTGCTGCAGGAGCAAAGCCAAAAAGATACCGGCTTACAGGCACTCTCTATTGATGGGAGCCGCGTAAAGGTTTCGTATGACAATTCTACTGATGAAAAGTACCTGGCAGTGAATATCCCATTTGAGCGTGGCTGGAAAGCGGCAGTGAATGGCCAGGAAGCAGAAGTGTTAAAAGCAAACTATGGCTTTGGGGCTGTCCCTCTTACAGAAGGAGCCAATGACATCACCTTTACTTATCGGCCGCCCTTTTTCTATCTGACCTTAGGCATCAGTCTGTTTTCTCTCCTAATCGGTGGCCTGTATGTTTTCTGGAGCAGCCGGAAAACTCGCATCTAATTTAGATTCCATCGGTTTTCTCCTACAAAAGGTTCCATTTATCTGAATTGAGTTTATTTCCTCACCAAAATGTGTAATGAAGAATAACACGAATTCAAGGGAGGAAATGACGAGATGAAGCGATGGCCGATGCTGATCCTTTCAATTCTACTGATTCTGATTCTTGCAGCCTGTGGAAATAATGAAGACCCACCTACCGAAACCGATGGAGCTACCGAAGTCGAGGATGAAAATGTAGACGAAGGCAATGAAGACCCGCCAAACGGCGAGGAAGCTGAAGACAATTCCGATGAAGGCTCAAGCGAAGATTTGATGTTTGCAACGGTTGAAATGATGGACAGCGACGGCAATGCTACTGGCACTGCTGAACTGAGCGCAGAAGACAAAGGCGTCAATGTAGTCCTTCAACTTGAAAACCTTGAATCCGGCGGCCATTCCGTTGAATTCCGGGATGCTGGAAAATGTGAAGCTCCTGATTT is from Planococcus liqunii and encodes:
- a CDS encoding superoxide dismutase family protein — its product is MKRWPMLILSILLILILAACGNNEDPPTETDGATEVEDENVDEGNEDPPNGEEAEDNSDEGSSEDLMFATVEMMDSDGNATGTAELSAEDKGVNVVLQLENLESGGHSVEFRDAGKCEAPDFETTGEPFGGDIPDIEVGDDGKVNEEFMVEGVTMKTGQENSLLKEGGASLFVQGSDNSESVACGVITANPQQ
- a CDS encoding YfhO family protein, which produces MKEKSPNLKFYFICLGLAFLAHGVFLYQWTRQHYMIGINDGGSQMLPFKHLLYNQYTNGEFFYSFDFGLGAGTFSELSYYFSTSIVFWASVVIVFALESLHAIGSPDVLFWANAAVWINVVRLSLVLFITARLFMYMKINRFPALLGASIYGISGMYFRHATYWEFFADAFLWLPILIFGIEKVFREQKPGWFLFAVSISLIDNFYFSYINFLLAGLYILARLVIRQKPNETGWLKAVAVFLVTGIIGFGISAVSFVPAVYAFLNNHRPDFEQEIPWVDLTDNILFTSRFIVLPAIFVLFLFCFSLYRYKTFRLFAVLGIAGTLLHFSPVAASVFNGFSAPQYRWEYFLSLVAGGTVAAGFQHIRTLTHRQFAAAGVLTAAVYMFAVWMDQTFDWNAQSTKLILLSLLLTLLLVFTVLQVKKKSAKAWLAGFLIASTLSFANIYQVEKILEDGRIEHVNKDLLTSSGYDTAEVRGLIETIHEREDGVSYRIDWMEGVRNNTPIVQDFRGLSAYSSILNKNLLYFYLYDLQIDMGRESVSRYATLGNRANLHSLLQGKYAIKEKGDPNIPYGFTEMMSSENYIVYENGNPLPFARAASVAYSEQQLESQPAIVREHAMLTGIVLEGEAASQTLPDVKNQTEAFDVLEAGATYRDSQLEVSADMGGIDLVRSGSSFMEGDLYVSFRLEHISPDKGFPLTVNGYETSRKANTSIYRTYVDDITVRIPAEDTVKIRMPKGAYQLTNLRIFEEPYTVLQEQSQKDTGLQALSIDGSRVKVSYDNSTDEKYLAVNIPFERGWKAAVNGQEAEVLKANYGFGAVPLTEGANDITFTYRPPFFYLTLGISLFSLLIGGLYVFWSSRKTRI